One Lycium barbarum isolate Lr01 chromosome 5, ASM1917538v2, whole genome shotgun sequence genomic window carries:
- the LOC132641351 gene encoding ubiquitin-like-specific protease 1D isoform X2 — MSRLLLDWNKLIDDEPPVELVVANKAPPKAAGVSIEGGEQNDELSMFTNAEIIEKIDRLKRLFGGSTGARLSDGGAKLKANIKKHEDELEKRKLLRSDKGTNGCASLGRHHSGSTGVPKGLGQRCPQSATPLQSAFAVCFSNKLEEKQENSKTTNGFQNELTALNPCGRKRTLTKQFSPRRRRKTTLSSREAPFKFPVSIDEREFYADGKRREKWKPFQAHSACTSRHANDEVVLVDEEEPDVVELRQRMYHVVASTKATKIYYPSREDPESVEICYSDMESLAPEAYLSSPIMNFYIRYLQQRKSHADGERCEYHFFNTYFYLKLQEAVSSENDREASFVKLRRWWKGLNIFEKSYIFLPIHENRHWSLVIICIPDKEENLGPIVLHLDSLGLHCSSSIFVTIKEFLVEEWKFLRREGVADLFIADEIWEDLQWRIDENIITVPQQKNVYDCGLFVLYFMERFIVEADERFKKKDLAMFGRNWFEPEEASRMRRKIRVILKEKFENSSDN, encoded by the exons ATGTCGCGGTTACTTCTTGACTGGAATAAGCTAATCGACGACGAGCCTCCAGTTGAGCTGGTGGTTGCCAACAAAGCACCCCCAAAGGCGGCCGGGGTTAGTATAGAGGGGGGAGAGCAAAATGACGAGCTTTCGATGTTTACGAATGCTGAAATAATTGAAAAAATTGATAGGCTGAAAAGGTTGTTTGGTGGGTCCACTGGTGCTAGATTATCTGATGGGGGCGCGAAGTTGAAGGCAAATATTAAGAAGCACGAAGACGAATTAGAGAAGAGAAAGCTGCTACGCTCCGATAAG GGAACAAATGGATGTGCCTCATTGGGGAGGCATCACTCTGGTTCTACTG GTGTACCTAAAGGCCTTGGGCAACGGTGTCCACAATCAGCCACCCCCTTGCAATCTGCTTTTGCTGTGTGCTTTTCAAACAAGCTGGAAGAAAAG CAGGAAAACTCTAAGACAACCAATGGTTTTCAAAATGAATTAACTGCTCTGAATCCATGTGGCCGCAAAAGGACATTAACCAAACAGTTTTCTCCGAGAAGAAGACGTAAGACAACATTGTCTTCACGAGAAGCACCTTTTAAGTTCCCTGTAAGCATAGATGAGCGAGAATTTTATGCTGacggaaagagaagagaaaa GTGGAAACCTTTTCAAGCCCATTCTGCCTGTACTTCGAGACATGCAAAT GATGAGGTTGTTCTAGTGGATGAGGAGGAACCTGATGTTGTTGAGCTGAGACAGCGAATGTATCATGTGGTTGCGAG CACAAAGGCAACCAAGATATACTACCCTTCAAG GGAAGATCCCGAATCAGTCGAAATCTGTTATTCGGATATGGAATCTCTTGCTCCCGAAGCATATCTGTCATCTCCTATAATGAATTTTTACATTCG GTATCTCCAGCAGAGAAAATCTCATGCGGATGGAGAAAGGTGTGAGTATCACTTTTTTAATACATATTTTTACCTCAAGCTCCAAGAGGCTGTTTCCAGCGAG AATGACAGGGAAGCTTCATTTGTCAAATTAAGACGGTGGTGGAAGGGGCTGAATATATTTGAGAAATCCTATATTTTTCTCCCCATACATGAAAA TCGTCACTGGAGCTTGGTAATAATTTGCATACCAGACAAAGAAGAGAATTTGGGGCCAATCGTACTTCACTTGGATTCATTGGGGCTCCACTGCAGCAGTTCAATTTTTGTTACCATAAAAGA ATTTTTGGTAGAAGAATGGAAATTCTTGAGACGAGAAGGAGTGGCAGATCTTTTTATTGCAGACGAAATATGGGAAGATCTTCAatggagaatagacgagaacaTTATTACG GTCCCACAACAAAAAAATGTTTATGACTGTGGACTCTTTGTGCTTTACTTTATGGAACGATTCATCGTTGAAGCTGATGAAAGGTTTAAAAAGAAGGATCTGGCAATG TTTGGTAGGAACTGGTTCGAACCTGAAGAAGCATCTAGAATGAGGCGAAAAATCCGTGTCATACTCAAGGAAAAATTCGAGAATTCAAGTGACAACTAG
- the LOC132641351 gene encoding ubiquitin-like-specific protease 1D isoform X1, which translates to MSRLLLDWNKLIDDEPPVELVVANKAPPKAAGVSIEGGEQNDELSMFTNAEIIEKIDRLKRLFGGSTGARLSDGGAKLKANIKKHEDELEKRKLLRSDKGTNGCASLGRHHSGSTGVPKGLGQRCPQSATPLQSAFAVCFSNKLEEKQENSKTTNGFQNELTALNPCGRKRTLTKQFSPRRRRKTTLSSREAPFKFPVSIDEREFYADGKRREKWKPFQAHSACTSRHANDEVVLVDEEEPDVVELRQRMYHVVASTKATKIYYPSREDPESVEICYSDMESLAPEAYLSSPIMNFYIRYLQQRKSHADGERCEYHFFNTYFYLKLQEAVSSEQNDREASFVKLRRWWKGLNIFEKSYIFLPIHENRHWSLVIICIPDKEENLGPIVLHLDSLGLHCSSSIFVTIKEFLVEEWKFLRREGVADLFIADEIWEDLQWRIDENIITVPQQKNVYDCGLFVLYFMERFIVEADERFKKKDLAMFGRNWFEPEEASRMRRKIRVILKEKFENSSDN; encoded by the exons ATGTCGCGGTTACTTCTTGACTGGAATAAGCTAATCGACGACGAGCCTCCAGTTGAGCTGGTGGTTGCCAACAAAGCACCCCCAAAGGCGGCCGGGGTTAGTATAGAGGGGGGAGAGCAAAATGACGAGCTTTCGATGTTTACGAATGCTGAAATAATTGAAAAAATTGATAGGCTGAAAAGGTTGTTTGGTGGGTCCACTGGTGCTAGATTATCTGATGGGGGCGCGAAGTTGAAGGCAAATATTAAGAAGCACGAAGACGAATTAGAGAAGAGAAAGCTGCTACGCTCCGATAAG GGAACAAATGGATGTGCCTCATTGGGGAGGCATCACTCTGGTTCTACTG GTGTACCTAAAGGCCTTGGGCAACGGTGTCCACAATCAGCCACCCCCTTGCAATCTGCTTTTGCTGTGTGCTTTTCAAACAAGCTGGAAGAAAAG CAGGAAAACTCTAAGACAACCAATGGTTTTCAAAATGAATTAACTGCTCTGAATCCATGTGGCCGCAAAAGGACATTAACCAAACAGTTTTCTCCGAGAAGAAGACGTAAGACAACATTGTCTTCACGAGAAGCACCTTTTAAGTTCCCTGTAAGCATAGATGAGCGAGAATTTTATGCTGacggaaagagaagagaaaa GTGGAAACCTTTTCAAGCCCATTCTGCCTGTACTTCGAGACATGCAAAT GATGAGGTTGTTCTAGTGGATGAGGAGGAACCTGATGTTGTTGAGCTGAGACAGCGAATGTATCATGTGGTTGCGAG CACAAAGGCAACCAAGATATACTACCCTTCAAG GGAAGATCCCGAATCAGTCGAAATCTGTTATTCGGATATGGAATCTCTTGCTCCCGAAGCATATCTGTCATCTCCTATAATGAATTTTTACATTCG GTATCTCCAGCAGAGAAAATCTCATGCGGATGGAGAAAGGTGTGAGTATCACTTTTTTAATACATATTTTTACCTCAAGCTCCAAGAGGCTGTTTCCAGCGAG CAGAATGACAGGGAAGCTTCATTTGTCAAATTAAGACGGTGGTGGAAGGGGCTGAATATATTTGAGAAATCCTATATTTTTCTCCCCATACATGAAAA TCGTCACTGGAGCTTGGTAATAATTTGCATACCAGACAAAGAAGAGAATTTGGGGCCAATCGTACTTCACTTGGATTCATTGGGGCTCCACTGCAGCAGTTCAATTTTTGTTACCATAAAAGA ATTTTTGGTAGAAGAATGGAAATTCTTGAGACGAGAAGGAGTGGCAGATCTTTTTATTGCAGACGAAATATGGGAAGATCTTCAatggagaatagacgagaacaTTATTACG GTCCCACAACAAAAAAATGTTTATGACTGTGGACTCTTTGTGCTTTACTTTATGGAACGATTCATCGTTGAAGCTGATGAAAGGTTTAAAAAGAAGGATCTGGCAATG TTTGGTAGGAACTGGTTCGAACCTGAAGAAGCATCTAGAATGAGGCGAAAAATCCGTGTCATACTCAAGGAAAAATTCGAGAATTCAAGTGACAACTAG
- the LOC132641351 gene encoding ubiquitin-like-specific protease 1D isoform X3 → MSRLLLDWNKLIDDEPPVELVVANKAPPKAAGVSIEGGEQNDELSMFTNAEIIEKIDRLKRLFGGSTGARLSDGGAKLKANIKKHEDELEKRKLLRSDKGTNGCASLGRHHSGSTGVPKGLGQRCPQSATPLQSAFAVCFSNKLEEKENSKTTNGFQNELTALNPCGRKRTLTKQFSPRRRRKTTLSSREAPFKFPVSIDEREFYADGKRREKWKPFQAHSACTSRHANDEVVLVDEEEPDVVELRQRMYHVVASTKATKIYYPSREDPESVEICYSDMESLAPEAYLSSPIMNFYIRYLQQRKSHADGERCEYHFFNTYFYLKLQEAVSSEQNDREASFVKLRRWWKGLNIFEKSYIFLPIHENRHWSLVIICIPDKEENLGPIVLHLDSLGLHCSSSIFVTIKEFLVEEWKFLRREGVADLFIADEIWEDLQWRIDENIITVPQQKNVYDCGLFVLYFMERFIVEADERFKKKDLAMFGRNWFEPEEASRMRRKIRVILKEKFENSSDN, encoded by the exons ATGTCGCGGTTACTTCTTGACTGGAATAAGCTAATCGACGACGAGCCTCCAGTTGAGCTGGTGGTTGCCAACAAAGCACCCCCAAAGGCGGCCGGGGTTAGTATAGAGGGGGGAGAGCAAAATGACGAGCTTTCGATGTTTACGAATGCTGAAATAATTGAAAAAATTGATAGGCTGAAAAGGTTGTTTGGTGGGTCCACTGGTGCTAGATTATCTGATGGGGGCGCGAAGTTGAAGGCAAATATTAAGAAGCACGAAGACGAATTAGAGAAGAGAAAGCTGCTACGCTCCGATAAG GGAACAAATGGATGTGCCTCATTGGGGAGGCATCACTCTGGTTCTACTG GTGTACCTAAAGGCCTTGGGCAACGGTGTCCACAATCAGCCACCCCCTTGCAATCTGCTTTTGCTGTGTGCTTTTCAAACAAGCTGGAAGAAAAG GAAAACTCTAAGACAACCAATGGTTTTCAAAATGAATTAACTGCTCTGAATCCATGTGGCCGCAAAAGGACATTAACCAAACAGTTTTCTCCGAGAAGAAGACGTAAGACAACATTGTCTTCACGAGAAGCACCTTTTAAGTTCCCTGTAAGCATAGATGAGCGAGAATTTTATGCTGacggaaagagaagagaaaa GTGGAAACCTTTTCAAGCCCATTCTGCCTGTACTTCGAGACATGCAAAT GATGAGGTTGTTCTAGTGGATGAGGAGGAACCTGATGTTGTTGAGCTGAGACAGCGAATGTATCATGTGGTTGCGAG CACAAAGGCAACCAAGATATACTACCCTTCAAG GGAAGATCCCGAATCAGTCGAAATCTGTTATTCGGATATGGAATCTCTTGCTCCCGAAGCATATCTGTCATCTCCTATAATGAATTTTTACATTCG GTATCTCCAGCAGAGAAAATCTCATGCGGATGGAGAAAGGTGTGAGTATCACTTTTTTAATACATATTTTTACCTCAAGCTCCAAGAGGCTGTTTCCAGCGAG CAGAATGACAGGGAAGCTTCATTTGTCAAATTAAGACGGTGGTGGAAGGGGCTGAATATATTTGAGAAATCCTATATTTTTCTCCCCATACATGAAAA TCGTCACTGGAGCTTGGTAATAATTTGCATACCAGACAAAGAAGAGAATTTGGGGCCAATCGTACTTCACTTGGATTCATTGGGGCTCCACTGCAGCAGTTCAATTTTTGTTACCATAAAAGA ATTTTTGGTAGAAGAATGGAAATTCTTGAGACGAGAAGGAGTGGCAGATCTTTTTATTGCAGACGAAATATGGGAAGATCTTCAatggagaatagacgagaacaTTATTACG GTCCCACAACAAAAAAATGTTTATGACTGTGGACTCTTTGTGCTTTACTTTATGGAACGATTCATCGTTGAAGCTGATGAAAGGTTTAAAAAGAAGGATCTGGCAATG TTTGGTAGGAACTGGTTCGAACCTGAAGAAGCATCTAGAATGAGGCGAAAAATCCGTGTCATACTCAAGGAAAAATTCGAGAATTCAAGTGACAACTAG
- the LOC132642681 gene encoding uncharacterized protein LOC132642681 gives MLCSQPKFAVETKMACCRKRKVSQVTDFRHDLDVTVFEKDHKQIRPAMLKKRFANVIFKSEQQLLLGNHEFDELQIKKKKENQLREEKVKVKLLKTQRQREREGAARNNAIERWVDFDDNLKAKRKLSMLTKVQMLKRTRDYSFLLSDDADLPVPSRGSLSHKASDGRVALPPSSKQYSSTNTARKLLNDRQVHGKPISGSSQMQSKLLNQKSVSLCKQTQLALGPNGKRVLTPGVNSTVTALHKPNPSKLQPSIPRQSLVQKKEIVLQSGKSKVMPKQAEPSYRPKPIMQKQTVPFSKLPPKNATRSLEDRRPARKPMRHDDDGAEAISMIIRRMFGYNPNRYRDDDDDDTSDMEANFDDILREEKQSAKIAKEEDEEELRKIEEEERRERLRKQAKKRKLSH, from the coding sequence ATGCTTTGTTCTCAGCCAAAATTTGCCGTCGAAACTAAGATGGCTTGTTGCCGGAAGAGGAAAGTCTCTCAAGTTACTGATTTCCGTCATGATCTTGATGTTACGGTGTTTGAAAAAGATCACAAACAAATCCGACCTGCGATGCTCAAGAAACGTTTTGCTAACGTAATATTCAAGTCCGAACAACAACTTCTACTTGGCAATCATGAGTTTGATGAACTGCAAatcaagaagaaaaaagaaaatcagTTGCGTGAAGAGAAAGTGAAAGTCAAGTTGCTGAAGACACAACGGCAAAGAGAAAGAGAAGGCGCTGCTCGTAATAATGCCATAGAAAGATGGGTGGATTTTGACGATAACCTGAAAGCAAAAAGAAAGTTGTCGATGTTGACAAAGGTGCAGATGTTAAAACGTACCAGAGATTACTCATTCTTATTATCCGATGATGCAGATCTTCCGGTTCCATCAAGAGGTTCCTTATCTCATAAAGCCTCTGACGGGCGAGTAGCTTTACCACCAAGCAGCAAGCAATATTCTTCAACCAATACAGCGAGAAAGCTGCTAAATGATCGTCAAGTGCACGGGAAACCTATATCGGGAAGCAGCCAAATGCAATCGAAACTGTTGAATCAGAAATCAGTTTCTCTTTGTAAGCAAACTCAACTAGCATTAGGTCCAAATGGAAAGAGGGTTTTGACACCAGGTGTCAACAGCACCGTGACTGCTTTGCACAAGCCAAACCCTTCAAAGTTGCAACCTTCTATTCCAAGGCAATCCTTGGTACAGAAAAAGGAAATAGTACTACAATCTGGAAAGTCAAAGGTGATGCCAAAACAAGCTGAGCCTTCATACAGACCTAAGCCGATTATGCAGAAACAGACAGTGCCATTTTCCAAACTGCCTCCTAAAAACGCAACTCGTTCTTTGGAAGATAGGCGCCCAGCAAGAAAACCAATGAGACACGATGATGATGGAGCAGAAGCTATTAGTATGATCATTAGGAGGATGTTTGGGTATAATCCCAACAGATAtcgagatgatgatgatgatgacactAGTGATATGGAGGCTAATTTTGATGACATACTGAGGGAAGAAAAACAAAGTGCTAAAATAGCAAAggaagaagacgaagaagaacTCCGGaagatagaagaagaagaaaggagggAGCGGTTGAGAAAGCAGGCAAAGAAGCGCAAGTTGAGCCATTAA